In Parasegetibacter sp. NRK P23, a single genomic region encodes these proteins:
- a CDS encoding DNA polymerase III subunit delta' — MLFKDIIGQEQTGNNLAELVQHNRLSHALLFLGKEGSGALPLALAFAQYIVCEWKNGKPVSPQSAGLFGAPEPETDDATGTGSSTMLSACGQCSSCLKAAQMVHPDIHFSYPVIPRKAGDKPVSTDYITEWREFQKLYPYGNVFDWLQFIGAENKQGNITAHECNEIIRKLNLKSFESEYKILVMWMPEYLGNEGNKLLKLIEEPPPNTLFILVAESEAQILQTILSRCQLVKIPIPEDAQIAAALETKCGLEPAKARAIAAISEGNYREALQQMQHAGDDWMDLLREWLNSILKSGPTAQVKWIEEMAKQGREKQKQFLKYFCHLLEQSVRAGVLPPDKISASETELDFAHRLNKLTNIHQQEAIIRELDQAAYYIERNANAKMLFHALTIKLSHIIRNKSLILMD; from the coding sequence ATGCTTTTTAAGGATATCATTGGTCAGGAACAAACAGGCAATAACCTTGCGGAACTGGTGCAGCACAACCGGTTAAGCCACGCTTTGCTCTTTTTAGGGAAAGAAGGATCTGGTGCGCTCCCGCTTGCGCTGGCATTTGCCCAGTACATCGTTTGTGAGTGGAAGAATGGGAAGCCTGTTTCTCCGCAAAGTGCAGGACTGTTCGGTGCGCCTGAACCTGAAACGGATGATGCAACAGGAACCGGGAGCAGTACCATGCTCAGTGCCTGCGGACAGTGTTCCTCCTGTTTAAAGGCGGCGCAAATGGTGCACCCGGATATCCATTTTTCTTACCCGGTCATTCCGAGGAAGGCAGGCGATAAGCCGGTCAGCACAGATTATATCACCGAATGGAGGGAGTTTCAGAAGTTATACCCATACGGAAATGTATTCGACTGGCTGCAGTTCATCGGGGCGGAGAACAAGCAGGGGAACATTACGGCGCACGAATGCAACGAGATCATCCGGAAGCTGAACCTGAAAAGTTTTGAGAGCGAATACAAGATACTGGTGATGTGGATGCCCGAATACCTGGGCAATGAGGGCAACAAGCTATTGAAACTGATTGAAGAGCCGCCACCGAATACCCTTTTTATACTCGTGGCCGAATCGGAAGCGCAGATTCTTCAAACCATTCTTTCCAGATGCCAGCTCGTGAAAATCCCGATTCCGGAGGACGCACAAATTGCGGCCGCCCTCGAAACAAAATGTGGATTGGAACCCGCAAAGGCCAGGGCCATAGCCGCCATTTCAGAAGGAAATTACCGGGAAGCCCTGCAACAGATGCAGCACGCGGGTGACGATTGGATGGACCTGCTCCGGGAATGGCTGAACAGCATCCTGAAGTCAGGGCCAACGGCACAAGTGAAGTGGATCGAAGAAATGGCCAAACAGGGCAGGGAAAAGCAGAAGCAGTTTCTGAAATACTTCTGTCACTTATTGGAGCAGTCGGTAAGAGCGGGAGTACTTCCCCCGGATAAAATTTCCGCCAGCGAAACGGAGCTGGATTTCGCGCACAGGCTAAATAAACTGACCAATATCCACCAACAGGAGGCCATCATCAGGGAGTTGGACCAGGCCGCCTACTACATTGAGCGGAACGCCAACGCTAAAATGCTGTTCCATGCCCTCACCATAAAGCTTTCCCACATCATTCGAAACAAATCTTTAATTTTGATGGATTAG
- a CDS encoding glutathione peroxidase, producing MLKTVLISAIVALAAAATSIYDFKVASLDGGTIDFSKYKGKKILIVNTASKCGYTKQYKGLQELYEKYKDKLVIVGFPANNFGGQEPGSNEEIEAFCEKNYGVSFPMAEKISVKGDDIHPLFKWLTNKKENGVMDADIRWNFTKFLINEKGKLVAKFDSAVEPMSPDILQYLK from the coding sequence ATGTTAAAAACGGTTTTAATATCAGCAATTGTGGCATTAGCAGCCGCGGCAACGTCAATTTATGATTTCAAAGTTGCGTCTCTGGATGGTGGCACCATCGATTTTTCAAAATATAAGGGGAAAAAGATCCTGATTGTGAACACCGCTTCCAAATGTGGATACACCAAGCAGTACAAAGGGCTCCAGGAATTGTATGAGAAATACAAGGATAAACTGGTGATCGTCGGCTTCCCCGCGAATAATTTCGGTGGGCAGGAACCTGGTTCTAACGAAGAGATTGAAGCTTTCTGCGAAAAAAATTATGGCGTAAGTTTTCCAATGGCCGAAAAAATCTCCGTGAAGGGCGATGATATTCACCCACTGTTCAAATGGCTCACCAACAAAAAAGAAAACGGGGTGATGGACGCCGATATCCGCTGGAACTTTACCAAGTTTCTCATCAACGAGAAAGGCAAGCTGGTCGCTAAGTTCGACAGCGCGGTGGAACCAATGAGCCCGGATATCCTGCAATACCTCAAGTAG
- a CDS encoding ComF family protein, whose translation MKRMLSDWCEGLMQLFFPVQCLGCGNDIVQANNYFCLLCMSKWPFTKFERWEENPVEKIFRGRADIHQAMACCFFNKGSGIQQLLHLLKYKNERTAAGFMGRMMGKVLSDAPLYKEINLIAPVPMFPRKERARGYNQAALLGKAIAETWQGKEFDPHLLVKRSQTDSQTRKSRLERWINMKSRFSLSDPERVRDKHILLVDDVITTGATFESCVHALYEGKPASVSIAAYAWAATVL comes from the coding sequence ATGAAAAGAATGTTGAGTGATTGGTGTGAAGGATTGATGCAGTTATTTTTTCCTGTTCAGTGTCTCGGGTGCGGCAATGATATTGTACAGGCCAATAACTATTTCTGCCTGCTGTGCATGAGCAAGTGGCCGTTTACAAAATTCGAACGCTGGGAAGAAAACCCGGTTGAAAAGATATTCCGGGGAAGAGCCGACATTCATCAGGCGATGGCTTGTTGTTTCTTCAATAAAGGCTCCGGCATTCAGCAGCTGCTGCACTTATTGAAGTATAAGAACGAAAGAACGGCGGCCGGGTTCATGGGCAGGATGATGGGAAAAGTATTAAGTGATGCTCCGTTGTATAAGGAAATTAACCTCATCGCGCCAGTGCCCATGTTCCCGCGCAAAGAGCGTGCAAGAGGGTACAACCAGGCCGCCCTGCTTGGAAAAGCGATCGCGGAAACATGGCAAGGAAAGGAATTTGACCCGCACCTGTTGGTTAAACGCAGTCAAACGGATAGCCAAACCCGGAAATCCCGCCTGGAAAGATGGATAAACATGAAAAGCAGGTTCTCATTGAGTGACCCGGAGCGGGTTAGAGACAAACACATTCTCCTGGTAGACGACGTAATCACCACTGGCGCCACATTTGAATCCTGCGTTCATGCGTTATACGAAGGAAAACCCGCATCGGTGAGCATCGCGGCATACGCATGGGCGGCCACGGTGCTCTAG
- the radA gene encoding DNA repair protein RadA, which translates to MSKLKTAFFCQHCGYESPKWLGKCPSCQQWNSFVEENIRKKEDKDVFNWKEDTNDKRKTVTVALHDVKVKEEQRIQTEDPELNRVLGGGIVPGSIILVAGEPGIGKSTLFLQTGLRLKNIRTLYVSGEESEQQIKMRADRIQVTNDSVFLLTETDTQTIFQEIRKLKPEVVIVDSIQTLQSPLIESSPGSVSQIRECAALFQRFAKESGIPVFLIGHITKDGSIAGPKILEHMVDTVLQFEGDRHYAYRILRTLKNRFGSTAELGIYEMNSKGMLPVLNPSDILITQKEEALSGTAIAATIEGMRPLLIEVQALVTQSVYGTPQRTVSGYDLRRLQLLLAVLEKRGGFHFGMKDVFLNLAGGLKVEDPSIDLAVMAALLSSYEDVPLPPVICFAGEVGLSGEIRAVNRIEQRIAEAEKMGFGKIIVSKYNQKGLGKQSFNIEVIPMGRIEELYSYLF; encoded by the coding sequence ATGAGCAAATTGAAAACGGCATTTTTTTGTCAGCACTGCGGATATGAGAGCCCCAAGTGGTTAGGAAAATGTCCATCCTGCCAGCAATGGAATTCTTTTGTAGAAGAGAACATCCGAAAAAAAGAAGACAAGGATGTTTTCAATTGGAAAGAAGATACAAACGATAAAAGAAAAACGGTTACCGTTGCACTGCACGATGTAAAAGTAAAAGAAGAGCAACGCATTCAAACAGAAGATCCGGAACTGAACCGTGTACTTGGTGGAGGAATTGTTCCGGGCAGTATTATTCTCGTTGCAGGTGAACCAGGTATTGGAAAATCAACGCTGTTCCTTCAAACAGGTTTGCGTTTAAAAAATATCCGCACACTTTATGTGAGCGGAGAAGAAAGTGAGCAACAGATCAAGATGCGCGCGGATCGTATACAGGTTACAAACGATTCCGTATTCCTGCTCACAGAAACAGATACACAAACAATATTCCAGGAGATCAGGAAACTGAAACCGGAAGTTGTGATCGTTGACTCGATTCAAACTTTACAATCACCCCTTATAGAATCTTCACCCGGCAGCGTATCACAGATAAGAGAATGCGCCGCGTTGTTCCAACGTTTCGCGAAGGAGTCCGGCATTCCCGTATTCCTTATTGGCCATATCACGAAAGACGGCAGCATTGCGGGACCGAAGATACTGGAACACATGGTGGATACCGTTTTACAATTTGAAGGCGACAGGCACTATGCTTACAGGATATTACGCACGTTGAAGAACAGGTTCGGCAGCACCGCGGAACTGGGTATATATGAAATGAACTCGAAGGGCATGCTGCCCGTGCTTAACCCCAGCGATATCCTCATCACACAAAAAGAAGAAGCGCTGAGTGGCACGGCTATCGCCGCAACCATTGAAGGGATGCGCCCTTTATTAATAGAAGTACAGGCCCTGGTAACGCAATCCGTATATGGCACCCCACAGCGAACGGTAAGCGGATATGATCTCCGAAGGTTACAACTATTGCTTGCCGTATTGGAGAAAAGAGGCGGTTTCCATTTCGGAATGAAAGATGTATTCCTGAACCTCGCGGGCGGATTAAAAGTGGAGGACCCCAGCATCGACCTTGCCGTGATGGCCGCGTTGCTCTCTTCTTATGAAGATGTTCCGCTCCCACCTGTTATCTGTTTTGCCGGAGAAGTCGGACTCAGTGGTGAGATCAGGGCGGTGAACAGGATTGAACAACGCATCGCTGAAGCCGAAAAAATGGGCTTCGGAAAAATAATCGTTTCCAAATACAATCAGAAAGGACTGGGCAAACAATCCTTTAATATAGAAGTGATCCCCATGGGCAGGATTGAAGAACTGTACAGCTATCTTTTCTGA
- a CDS encoding zinc metallopeptidase: MTFEIMLVSIFFLLVSMLVSWRLKSKFKKYSEVALRSGLTGREVAEKMLRENGITDVKVISVDGFLSDHYNPTNKTVNLSPDVYHSNSVAAAAVAAHECGHAVQHATAYQWLTMRSKLVPAVQFSSSIVQWVLLAGVVMANAFPGLLLAGIILFAVTTLFSVITLPVEFDASKRALAWLGHTNVTNEREYPQAKDALKWAAMTYVVAAIASIVTLVQYLLIYLSGSRRD, translated from the coding sequence ATGACATTCGAAATTATGTTGGTCTCCATTTTCTTCCTGCTGGTGAGTATGCTGGTATCGTGGAGGCTGAAAAGCAAATTCAAGAAATATTCGGAAGTTGCCCTCAGAAGCGGGCTTACCGGCCGCGAAGTCGCGGAAAAGATGTTGCGGGAGAATGGAATTACCGATGTAAAGGTGATTTCAGTGGATGGATTCCTTTCCGATCACTATAATCCTACCAACAAGACGGTAAACCTGAGCCCGGATGTTTACCACAGCAATAGTGTGGCTGCGGCTGCCGTGGCGGCGCACGAATGCGGTCACGCCGTTCAGCACGCCACGGCTTACCAGTGGCTTACCATGCGTTCAAAACTGGTTCCGGCTGTGCAGTTTAGTTCTTCTATTGTGCAGTGGGTATTATTAGCCGGTGTTGTAATGGCTAATGCATTCCCTGGCCTATTGTTGGCAGGTATTATCCTGTTTGCAGTGACTACCTTGTTTTCAGTAATTACGCTTCCGGTGGAGTTTGACGCGAGCAAAAGAGCGCTGGCATGGCTTGGGCACACCAATGTGACCAATGAGCGGGAGTACCCGCAGGCGAAAGACGCGCTAAAGTGGGCTGCAATGACTTATGTAGTGGCGGCTATCGCTTCCATAGTTACCCTGGTGCAGTACCTGCTGATCTATCTTTCAGGATCGAGAAGAGATTAA
- a CDS encoding Rne/Rng family ribonuclease, whose translation MNKELIINAVPQGVEIALLEDKKLVELHNEKNDANFAVGDLYLGKVKKLIPGLNAAFVDVGFEKDAFLHYTDLSPYARSILKFTQMAMVDQTPEGFDFAKFTVEPEIVKTGKVNEVLGGKPNILVQILKEPIAAKGPRLSCEISLPGRFVVLTPFNDIIAVSRKIHSAEERKRLQRIVESIKTKNFGVIVRTAAEGKNTAELHEDLSTLIETWHTIQRNLKGSVAPAKILSEQTKTTSILRDLLNEDFNKIVLNDKTIFNDTKSYIQKIAPEKADIVSFYNSGAPIFDHFGVTKQVKSAFGKTVNLNSGAYLIIEHTEALHVIDVNSGYKSVSNNQEQNALETNLEAAEEIARQLRLRDLGGIIVVDFIDMKLPDNKKALADAMEKFMKPDRAKHAVLPISKFGLMQITRQRMKPEININTQEVCPSCHGTGKITSTLVLEDEIEKNLSYLVTHQHNNLTLMVHPILYAYLTKGWLFSKARKWQRKHKTRLTIKENTNYHLTEFNFFDQHDEQIKL comes from the coding sequence GTGAACAAGGAACTGATAATAAACGCGGTACCTCAGGGTGTAGAGATTGCATTGCTGGAGGATAAAAAGCTGGTTGAGCTTCATAATGAAAAGAATGACGCCAACTTCGCCGTGGGCGATCTGTACCTGGGAAAGGTTAAAAAGCTGATCCCCGGACTGAACGCCGCATTCGTGGATGTGGGCTTTGAAAAAGATGCATTTCTTCATTATACCGACCTTAGCCCCTACGCCAGGTCTATCCTGAAGTTCACGCAGATGGCTATGGTGGATCAGACACCAGAAGGATTTGATTTCGCCAAATTCACCGTAGAACCCGAAATCGTAAAAACAGGTAAGGTGAACGAAGTACTGGGCGGTAAACCCAATATCCTCGTTCAGATCCTGAAAGAACCCATCGCCGCCAAAGGGCCCAGGCTCAGTTGCGAAATATCCCTGCCGGGCAGGTTCGTGGTACTCACCCCCTTCAACGACATTATCGCCGTTTCCAGAAAGATACACTCCGCTGAAGAAAGAAAAAGACTGCAGCGCATCGTGGAATCCATCAAAACAAAAAACTTCGGGGTAATTGTAAGGACCGCCGCCGAAGGAAAGAATACGGCCGAACTTCATGAAGACCTGAGCACACTCATCGAAACATGGCACACCATTCAACGTAACCTCAAAGGTTCGGTGGCCCCCGCCAAGATATTGAGTGAGCAAACCAAGACCACCAGCATCCTCCGGGACCTGCTCAATGAAGATTTCAACAAGATCGTGCTCAACGATAAAACAATCTTCAACGATACTAAGAGTTACATCCAGAAGATCGCGCCCGAAAAAGCCGATATCGTTTCTTTCTACAATTCCGGCGCTCCCATATTCGACCATTTCGGGGTAACCAAGCAGGTGAAGTCTGCTTTCGGTAAAACCGTGAACCTCAACTCAGGCGCATATCTTATTATTGAACATACCGAGGCCCTGCATGTAATTGACGTAAACAGCGGCTACAAAAGCGTGAGCAACAACCAGGAGCAGAACGCCCTGGAGACCAACCTGGAAGCGGCGGAAGAAATAGCCCGTCAACTCCGGCTCCGCGACCTCGGTGGCATCATCGTCGTGGATTTCATTGACATGAAATTACCCGACAACAAAAAAGCGCTGGCCGACGCCATGGAGAAGTTCATGAAACCGGACCGCGCCAAACACGCGGTACTGCCCATCTCCAAATTCGGACTGATGCAGATCACCCGGCAAAGGATGAAGCCGGAAATCAATATCAATACCCAGGAAGTTTGTCCTTCCTGCCACGGAACAGGTAAAATCACCTCCACACTGGTACTGGAAGATGAGATCGAAAAGAACCTCAGCTACCTGGTTACCCACCAGCACAACAACCTTACCCTGATGGTGCACCCTATCCTATACGCTTATCTTACCAAAGGATGGCTGTTCTCCAAAGCCCGCAAATGGCAACGGAAACACAAGACCAGGCTTACGATAAAAGAAAATACCAATTACCATCTTACCGAATTCAACTTCTTCGATCAGCACGACGAACAGATTAAGTTGTAA
- a CDS encoding tetratricopeptide repeat protein, with translation MKRQQMILAGSGIALLALIFFFAPVTKPVQAAAATTEHHEGDGHDHSHGEAAALSIEAILASSKQNLSPTQLEYVTRLENAVVRGDVKNQSVHTYHQLARFWKDSVKSFIPYAFYTGEAAKLENSEKNLNFAANLFLGNLQVQSNSALKAWMAGEAKTLFEKTLELNPANDSAKVGLGSCYFFGNLGAPMEGIAKIREVAERDSENMYAQFMLGVGGIMSGQLDKAAERFKTVMAKQPENAEAVLRLAEVYEMQHKNQEAIELYEKSKALINNPEFREAVDERIKSLK, from the coding sequence GTGAAGAGACAGCAAATGATCCTTGCGGGAAGCGGCATCGCGCTGCTGGCCCTTATCTTTTTTTTCGCACCCGTAACCAAACCGGTGCAGGCGGCGGCAGCAACAACCGAACACCATGAAGGTGACGGGCACGACCATAGCCATGGTGAAGCCGCGGCCCTTTCTATTGAAGCTATCCTGGCTTCCTCCAAACAAAATTTAAGCCCCACCCAACTGGAGTATGTGACCAGGCTCGAAAATGCCGTGGTGCGCGGAGACGTTAAGAATCAATCAGTTCATACGTACCATCAGCTGGCGAGGTTCTGGAAAGACTCCGTAAAAAGTTTTATTCCATACGCTTTTTATACCGGAGAAGCCGCGAAGTTGGAAAATTCTGAAAAAAACCTCAACTTTGCAGCCAATTTATTTTTAGGCAACCTGCAGGTTCAATCCAATTCAGCCCTCAAGGCATGGATGGCCGGGGAAGCCAAAACGTTGTTTGAAAAGACTTTGGAACTGAATCCAGCCAACGATTCAGCGAAAGTAGGACTGGGAAGCTGCTACTTTTTCGGAAACCTCGGCGCGCCAATGGAAGGGATCGCCAAGATCAGGGAAGTGGCGGAGAGAGATTCGGAAAATATGTATGCACAGTTCATGTTGGGCGTGGGTGGTATCATGTCTGGCCAGCTTGATAAGGCAGCTGAAAGGTTCAAAACGGTGATGGCGAAGCAACCGGAAAACGCGGAAGCCGTACTGAGACTGGCTGAAGTGTACGAGATGCAGCACAAGAATCAGGAAGCGATTGAACTGTACGAAAAAAGCAAAGCGCTGATCAACAACCCTGAATTCCGCGAAGCCGTGGATGAAAGGATAAAGAGTTTGAAATAA
- a CDS encoding HU family DNA-binding protein: MRKADLINQISEKTGIPKVDVLVTLETMFKEVKGALANGENIYIRGFGSFITKKRAAKIGRNIKRNVAVHIPEHFIPAFKPAKEFVQEVKKLKKEE; the protein is encoded by the coding sequence ATGAGAAAAGCCGATCTCATCAATCAAATATCTGAAAAAACAGGTATTCCAAAAGTTGATGTACTGGTGACGCTTGAAACCATGTTCAAAGAAGTAAAAGGCGCGCTTGCGAATGGCGAAAACATTTACATCCGTGGATTTGGCAGTTTCATTACCAAAAAAAGGGCCGCTAAAATAGGGCGCAACATCAAGCGCAACGTGGCTGTTCACATTCCCGAACATTTCATTCCTGCCTTCAAACCCGCAAAAGAATTTGTACAGGAGGTAAAGAAACTGAAAAAGGAGGAGTAA
- the mutY gene encoding A/G-specific adenine glycosylase — MTNSKNPTARLLEWNRTMNAREMPWKGEKDPYRIWLSEIILQQTRVEQGRAYYERFITTYPTISALAKAPDDAVFKLWEGLGYYSRCRNLLFTARRVHSEFDGNFPSAYEDIISLKGVGAYTAAAIASFAFGLPHAVLDGNVFRVLSRYTGSAVPIDSTEGKKHFAALAEAWLDKKNPAEWNQAIMDFGALVCTPKQPSCETCPLNKDCVASHTNTVAKLPVKSKQLVKRTRYLNYVAASYNNGVYIRKRTDKDIWKDLHEFILIETDEPISADELVRRVSLPGIEAIQALPVVKHVLTHQTLHVQVVAARLLRKPELEDAYLYVPFNRLTEYAFPIVLKRFQEAKHFFLFT; from the coding sequence ATGACGAACAGTAAGAACCCAACAGCGCGCCTCCTTGAATGGAACAGGACCATGAATGCACGGGAAATGCCGTGGAAAGGAGAAAAGGACCCCTACCGCATCTGGCTCAGCGAAATTATTTTACAGCAAACAAGAGTGGAGCAGGGAAGGGCTTATTATGAACGCTTCATTACAACGTATCCTACCATCTCCGCATTGGCAAAAGCACCTGACGATGCGGTTTTCAAGCTATGGGAAGGATTGGGCTATTATTCCCGCTGCCGCAACCTGCTGTTTACCGCAAGAAGGGTGCATAGCGAGTTTGATGGAAACTTTCCTTCCGCTTACGAGGATATTATTTCTTTGAAAGGGGTGGGGGCGTACACTGCTGCCGCAATTGCCTCCTTCGCTTTCGGGTTGCCGCATGCCGTGCTCGATGGCAATGTGTTCAGGGTATTGTCGAGGTACACCGGTTCGGCCGTGCCGATAGATTCCACGGAAGGAAAGAAACACTTCGCCGCATTAGCGGAAGCATGGCTCGATAAAAAAAATCCTGCGGAATGGAACCAGGCCATTATGGATTTCGGGGCATTGGTATGTACGCCGAAACAGCCTTCCTGTGAGACCTGTCCGTTGAATAAGGATTGTGTCGCCTCTCATACCAATACCGTTGCAAAACTTCCTGTGAAATCCAAGCAACTGGTCAAGAGGACCCGGTATTTAAACTATGTTGCCGCCTCGTATAATAACGGTGTATACATCAGGAAAAGAACGGATAAGGACATATGGAAAGACCTGCATGAATTCATATTGATAGAAACCGATGAACCTATTTCCGCGGATGAGCTGGTTCGCCGTGTATCCCTGCCCGGTATAGAAGCCATACAAGCTTTACCTGTTGTAAAACATGTGCTTACGCACCAGACACTGCATGTACAGGTAGTGGCGGCGCGGTTATTGCGTAAGCCGGAACTGGAAGATGCATACCTGTATGTGCCTTTCAACAGGCTCACTGAATACGCTTTCCCCATCGTTTTAAAACGGTTTCAGGAGGCAAAACATTTCTTTCTTTTTACCTGA
- a CDS encoding single-stranded DNA-binding protein, which produces MRGVNRVMLIGNLGKDPDVQFLEGNIAVAKFPLATTETYKDRAGKLISQTEWHTVVLWRGLAELAQKYLHKGSLVYIEGRLRTRSWEDKEGNKKFATEVVGDNLIMLDKRADGHGPAHLPNGEGIEGMGNHDIPPLSDPNEDLSF; this is translated from the coding sequence ATGCGTGGCGTTAACAGAGTGATGCTCATTGGAAACCTCGGTAAAGATCCGGATGTGCAGTTCCTGGAAGGAAACATAGCGGTGGCGAAGTTCCCGCTGGCAACAACGGAAACCTATAAAGACAGAGCAGGCAAACTGATCTCGCAAACGGAATGGCATACAGTGGTACTTTGGCGCGGCCTCGCCGAACTCGCACAGAAATACCTCCACAAAGGAAGCCTGGTGTACATTGAAGGGAGATTACGGACCCGCAGTTGGGAAGATAAGGAAGGCAATAAAAAATTCGCTACGGAAGTGGTCGGGGATAACCTGATCATGCTGGATAAAAGAGCCGACGGGCACGGACCGGCACATCTTCCCAATGGAGAAGGGATAGAAGGAATGGGAAACCATGATATTCCACCGCTTTCAGATCCCAATGAAGACCTCAGCTTCTGA
- the gldE gene encoding gliding motility-associated protein GldE, whose translation MDPHTVDIPHSFFLLQASSQGTTVLLIVIIVLLIFSFLVSGAEVAFFSLTYKDLNMLKTRQHTAARKIIELLSAPKTLLASLLIANSFVNICLIILSNFAIDMVLTGIDNTILLYAIKIGIIGFVLMLFGEVLPKVWATQNNLRFAYSAAPVVAAIHSLLRGFSGWLVGYSDSLEKRLGAKSQQYSLKELDDAIDLTSNGDATEEEKNILKGIVKFGNITVKQIMRTRLDVSGIDYNTSFLELKRKVEEQHYSRLPVFKKSMDEVAGLIHTKDLIPYLNEADDFNWHSLIRPPYFVHEQKMVRDLLQQFRVKRIHFAVVVDEFGGTSGIVTLEDIMEEVIGDIKDEFDDEESVNKKLDEHTYIFEGKTMINDMCRIMGLPATTFDEVRGDSDSLAGLVLELAGEFPAQDAVVSAGDFEFTALEVTRNRIIKLKVHINQSSTD comes from the coding sequence TTGGACCCTCACACGGTTGACATACCCCACTCGTTTTTCCTGCTCCAGGCCAGCTCGCAGGGAACAACGGTGCTGCTTATCGTTATCATCGTATTGCTTATTTTCTCCTTCCTTGTTTCAGGTGCGGAAGTGGCTTTTTTCTCCCTGACCTACAAGGACCTGAACATGCTCAAAACCCGGCAGCACACGGCCGCACGTAAAATCATCGAACTGCTCTCCGCCCCTAAAACATTGCTGGCATCGTTGCTGATCGCCAACAGTTTCGTGAATATTTGTCTAATTATTCTTTCCAATTTCGCCATTGATATGGTGTTAACGGGCATCGATAATACCATTCTCCTTTATGCGATAAAAATCGGGATCATTGGATTTGTGCTGATGCTTTTCGGAGAGGTGCTTCCCAAAGTATGGGCCACACAGAACAACCTCCGCTTCGCTTACAGCGCCGCTCCGGTCGTGGCCGCCATTCACTCCCTGCTGCGCGGTTTCAGCGGCTGGCTCGTGGGCTATTCCGATAGCCTGGAGAAAAGACTTGGTGCGAAAAGCCAGCAGTATTCGCTCAAAGAATTGGATGACGCGATTGACCTTACTTCCAATGGCGATGCCACTGAAGAAGAAAAAAATATCCTGAAAGGCATCGTGAAATTCGGGAACATTACGGTGAAGCAGATTATGCGCACCCGTCTGGATGTGTCCGGTATCGATTACAATACTTCCTTCCTGGAACTCAAAAGGAAAGTGGAGGAACAACATTATTCGCGGCTGCCGGTTTTTAAAAAAAGCATGGATGAAGTGGCCGGACTGATCCATACCAAGGACCTCATCCCATACCTCAATGAGGCTGATGATTTCAACTGGCATTCACTGATCCGTCCGCCGTATTTTGTGCACGAACAGAAAATGGTGCGCGACCTGCTGCAGCAATTCCGCGTGAAACGTATCCACTTCGCGGTTGTGGTGGATGAATTCGGGGGCACAAGCGGTATCGTGACCCTGGAAGATATTATGGAAGAAGTGATCGGCGATATCAAAGATGAATTTGATGACGAGGAGAGCGTGAACAAGAAACTCGATGAGCATACCTATATTTTCGAAGGCAAAACCATGATCAACGACATGTGCCGGATCATGGGGCTGCCGGCCACCACCTTCGACGAAGTGCGTGGCGACAGTGATTCACTCGCCGGACTGGTCCTGGAACTGGCAGGAGAATTCCCCGCACAGGATGCCGTGGTCTCCGCAGGTGATTTTGAATTTACAGCACTGGAGGTGACCCGAAACAGGATCATCAAACTAAAAGTACATATCAACCAATCTTCAACAGACTAA